CCTGCTCAAGCGCGTTCGCGACTACGCCCAGGTCCGTGCCGGGGGCAGCATAGACGTGGACGTCGCCCGCCAGGCACTCTCGTTCTTCGAGATCGACGAGATGGGTCTCGACTGGATGGACGTCAAGGTCCTCCGTGCCCTCACCACGACCTTCCGGGGGCGCCCCGTGGGCCTCACCACCATCGCGAGCGCGGTGGGCGAGGACCCGTCCACCCTCGAGGACGTCTACGAGCCCTACCTGATCCAGCGTGGTCTCATCATCCGCACGCCCCAAGGCCGGCAGGCCACACCTACGGCCTTCGAGCATCTCGGTCTCGAGCCTCCCGCCACGTCGTGAGGATGTGTCCCTAGAACCCTCGATGCAAAGCCCGTCACAACGGACTAGGATGGTGCCATGCTGCAACACGACTACATCGTCGACCTCATCCAGAACTTCGTCGCTGCGATCACCGCAGCCCTGAAGGGTGCCCTCATGCATGGCGACAAGCCGTCGCTTGAGGTGGCCGAGTCGAGCGTCGCGGAGCTCCTCGACCTCGACAGGGAGACGGCCTTCTCGCTGTCCCCTGGCTCGCTCGTCACGATGATGCAGCTGTCGGGCATCGGCGACTCCACGGCTGGCTATGTCTCATATGCGCTCCGTCGCATCGGGGATGCCTATGCCAAGGACGGCGAGTCCGACGTCGCCGCCGTGAGACGCGCGCAGTCAAATGCCATCGCAGACGCCTTCGGCTGCCCCAGGGGGCAGGTACCCAAGGAGTTTCAGGGGATGGAACAGGACATCCAGGACGAACAGGGACAGGAGTAGGGATGCTATCTGATATCGAGATCGCACAGGCCGCAAGCCCCAAGCCTATCGAGGAGGTGGCCTCCGAGCTCGGCATCGAGCCCGAGGACCTCATCCCCTACGGCCACGACAAGGCCAAGGTAGACATCTCCGTGCTGCGGCCGGGCGATGCCCATGCAGCCAAGCTGGTGCTCGTGACGGCCATCAACCCCACGCCTGCGGGCGAGGGCAAGACCACCACGACCATCGGGCTGGCCGATGCCATGCGCCGTCTGGGCACCAGCTCCGTCTGCGCCCTGCGCGAGCCTAGCCTGGGACCCGTCTTCGGCATCAAGGGCGGCGCTGCCGGTGGCGGCTATGCCCAGGTTGTCCCCATGGAGGACATCAACCTCCACTTCACCGGTGACTTCCATGCCATCGGTGCCGCCAACAACCTGCTCGCTGCCCTCATCGACAATCACATCAAGCAAGGTAACGAGCTCAACATCGACCCCCGTCGCATCACCTGGCACCGCTGCGTCGACATGAACGACCGCCAGCTCAGGCACGTCGTCGACGGGCTGGGCGGCGTGGCTGACGGCACCCCGCGCGAGGACTCCTATGACATCACCGTGGCCTCCGAGGTCATGGCGGTGCTCTGCCTTGCCAACTCGATCGCAGACCTCAAGGAGCGTCTGGGCCGCATCGTCGTGGGCTATACGTACGACAAGAAGCCCGTGGTGGCCTCGCAGCTCAAGGCCCAGGGTGCCATGGCCGCCCTCCTCAAGGACGCCCTGAAGCCCAACCTCGTCCAGACCCTCGAGCACACCCCTGCCTTCGTCCACGGCGGTCCCTTCGCCAACATCGCGCACGGCTGCAACTCCGTCATGGCCACCCGCATGGCCATGCACTACGGCGACGTCTGCGTCACGGAGGCCGGCTTCGGCGCCGACCTCGGTGCCGAGAAGTTCCTCGACATCAAGTGCCGTATGGCGGGCCTGCGTCCTGACGCCGTGGTCGTCGTGGCCACGGTGCGTGCGCTCAAGTACAACGGCGGCGTGGCGAAGGCGGACCTCGGCGAGGAGAACCTCGACGCCCTCCGTGCCGGCATGCCCAACCTGCTCCGTCACGTCTCCAACATGCGTGACGTCTACGGCCTGCCCTGCGTGGTCGCGCTCAATCGCTTCCCCACGGACACCGAGGCCGAGCTCAAGCTTGTCGAGAACCAGTGCGCCAAGCTTGGCGTCAACGTCTGCCTCTCCGAGGTCTGGGCCAAGGGCGGGGAAGGTGGCGAGGACCTCGCCCGTGAGGTGCTCCGTCTCATGGACGAGCCCAACCACTTCGACTTCTCGTATGCCACGGGAACCCCCATCGACGTCGCCATAGAGACCGTCGCCAAGCGCATCTACCATGCGGACGGTGTCGACTTCACGCCTGCGGCCGCCAAGCAGCTGGCCACGCTCAAGGCTGACGGCTTCGGCGAGCTCCCTGTCTGCATCGCCAAGACCCAGTACTCGTTCACGGACGACCAGCACAAGCTCGGCGCGCCCGAGGGGTTCCGCATCACGGTCCGCGACATCCACGTGGCGGCGGGTGCCGGCTTCGTGGTCGCGATCACGGGTGCCATCATGACGATGCCAGGTCTGCCCAAGCACCCTGCTGCCGAGAACATCGACGTCACCGATGACGGTAGGATCTGCGGCCTGTTCTGATCCTCTCATCGGCAAACGGTATGGGTCAGATTCCTGATATGGGGTGCCAGATGGTATGGCACCCCATATCTTGTGCACATGTGTCCGTGTCCTGTGCCGCTTTGACCGCCCGTCCATTTTTTGGGGCCATTCGGCCGAACGTGGGGTACACTAGGCCACGTGGCCAGTTGGTCACATGTTCCGCGCGCAAGCGCACTGGTTTTGTCCTGAGGGACAAACGAAAGAAAGGCACGTCATGGCTCAGGGTACTGTTAAGTGGTTCAATCCGGACAAGGGCTACGGCTTCATCTCTCGCGAGGATGGCGACGACCTGTTCGTCCATTACTCCGAGATTCAGATGGACGGCTTCAAGACGCTGGACGAGGGCCAGGCTGTCGAGTTTGACATCACCACCGGTCAGAACGGCAAGCTCCAGGCTTCCAACGTTCGCAAGGCTCAGTAAGTAGTCCTACTTACATAGGCTCGAACACGGAAGGGACGCCTGCGGGCGCCCCTTCCTTTATGCGTCGATTCCAACCTGCTCCCATCGATACTCGCATCTCGGCACCTTTCTGGGGTGGCAAAGGTGCCGGGATGCGAGTATCGACATCTGGTGGCGACGGGGCGGTCAGCGTTCCCGGTCGAGCCTGCCTGCAGGCGTGGTGTTGCCTTGTGCACCTTGGTATGCAAAGGTTGATGGCATCGGGATGGGGCGGCAGGAAGGACACATTCGGGATGGTCATCGCGTTCGTCATGGATGATGTGGGGACGTCCACCAACGGCACCGCCATCACGGCCCGGCGCTATGCGCAGGCGCTTCGGGCGCAGGGCCACGAGGTCCGCATCGTCGCCCATGGGGCTACGGGCCCGTATGGGTATCCACTCGAGGAGCGTCACATCCCCGTGGTGAGTGCTGTCTCGGCCCGCCAGTCCTTCCTCTTCGCAAGACCCGACAACGAAGTGTTCGACCGCGCCTTCGCAGGGGTGGACATCATCCATGTGTTCCTGCCGTTCAAGTTGGGCGGGGCGGCCGTCTCCTATGCCCGCGCCCACGGCATCCCGGTCTCGGCAGCCTTCCACCTCCAGCCCGAGAACGTCACCTACAACGCGTGGCTTGGCGGCTCAAGTGCCGTCTGCAGCCTCATCTACAGGCTCTTTCGTCGCTGGCTCTATGACGGTGTCCGCCACGTGCACTGCCCCTCGGCCATGATCGCCGCACAGCTTCGTGACCATGGCTATACCAACGAGCTCCATGTGATCTCGAACGGGGTTCCCAAGGAATACCATCCGGCGCCGGCCACCCATCCCTTCGAGGACGGGTACTTCCACATCCTCACCGTGGGGCGTCTCGCCCCCGAGAAGGACCAGGCTACGCTCGTACGTGCCGTCGCCCTCTCGCGTCATGCCGACCGCATCATGCTCCATGTGGCGGGCTCCGGCGCCCTGCGCCCCCATCTCAGGCGCTTGGGGGCCAAGCTTCCCAATGGGATCGACATCGCCTTCCACGAGCCGGATGACCTCATCGAGCTCATCCGCTCGTGCGACCTCTACGTCCACTCCGCCAAGGCGGACATCGAGGCCATCTCGTGCATGGAGGCCTTCTCGTGCGGCGTGGTCCCGGTGATCGCGACCTCGCCCCGGTCCGCCACGAGCCAGTTCGCGCTCATGCCCGAGAGCCTCTATCCCGTGGGTGACGAGCAGGCGCTCGCGGATCGCATCGACTGGTGGCTCGAGCACCCGGAGGCTCGTGCCCAGGCATCGGTCGAGTACGTGGCCGAGGGAGACCGCTATCGCATCTCGGCCTGCGTCGGGCGCTTCGTCGACATGGAGCGAGAGGCGATCGATGACGACCTGGTGGGCTACGGCAGGCAGTCCGAGGTCGGAAGGGCGCGTGTCCCGGCCGTCAGCGGAGGCGGCACCGAAGATGGCCTGCGCTGAGGTCGATGCGCCCACATCCCATCCGTCGGCCCGATCACGTCTCTACCGGTGTGCCGTGGCGGTGCTACGGCCATGGTGCCGTCTCTGGTATGGCATGCGCATACGCCTGCCCCAAGGTGGCATGCCGGACGTCTCGGGTGCGGTCGTGGTCTGCAACCATGTGGCCGTGCTCGACTGTGCCATGCTCTCCTGTGCCTGCGCGCCGGCTCAGCTGACGTTCCTCTCGGAGGCTGGTAACGCTCGTGGCCTCATCGGCCTCCTCACGCGGGCCTTGGGCTGCGTCTTCGTGGACACCGAGCACGGCCTTGCGGGGTCGCGTCGCATGTTCGACCGCCTGCGCGAGACGATTCTTGCTGGTGGGACGGTGGCGGTCTATCCCGAGGGTGTGCGCGAGCAATGGAGGTGCGGCCTCGCGACCTTCCGCGAGGGGGCCTTCCGCCTCGCACAGATGTGCAACGCGGCGGTCCTGCCGGTCGTCATCGCGCAGACGCCGGTCCACCATGGCCTCTGCCGCATCATGGGCGGACGGCCTGGGCTCGAGGTGCGTGTGGGCGAGTTGGTGCATGCCGGTGCTGGAAGGACGGGTGAGGTCATCGCCGACCTGCAACATGAGGTCACCGAGCAGATGGAGTCCTTGCTTGCATAGGTCGTGGCCATTCGGTCGCGGGAAGGCATGTCTGGGGGCTCTTCGGCCGAACGTGGGGTACACTATGGAACATGGCCGTAAGGCCATACATCTCGCGCGCAAGCGCATAGGTCTTGTCCCGAGGGACAAACGAACGAAGGGCACGTCATGGCTAAGGGTACCGTCAAGTGGTTCAATCCGGACAAGGGCTACGGCTTCATCTCTCGCGAGGATGGCGACGATCTGTTCGTCCATTACTCTGAGATCCAGACGGAGGGCTTCAAGACGCTGGACGAGGGCCAGGCTGTCGAGTTTGACATCACCACCGGTCAGAACGGCAAGCTTCAGGCTTCCAACGTCCGCAAGCTTTCGTAAGTAGTCTTTACTTACATAGGCTCAGACAGAGGAGGGGCACCCGCGGGTGCCCCTCCTCTTGCGTACGTTGCGATGATGTCCCGCTGATGGCAATGGCCGATGCCCATCATGCTGGTTCGTGCATGGCTCGTTATGCCACGAGCATCGCAAGCGTGCCGCCCACGATGAGGGCGAGCCCCACCGCGGCCTTGCGGCTGAGCCGCTCATGGAAGACGACGTACGAGAAGGCGATCGTGACGAGGATCGAGAGCTTGTCGATGGGCACGACCACGCTTGCCAGGCCGTCCTGCAGCGCCTTGTAGTAGCACAGCCACGAGGCACCGGTCGCAAGCCCCGAGAGGCAGATGAAGCCCAGCTCGTTCCTCTCGACGGTCCTGACCTGCCCCTGCTTGCCGGTGGCGAAGACCATGACCCAGCTCATCACCAGTACCACGCAGGTGCGGATGGCCGTGCCCAGGTTCGATTCGACGCCCTCGATGCCCACCTTGCCGAGAATGGCGGTCAGGGCCGCGAAGACGGCTGACCCCGCGGCGAAGAGGAGCCACGAGCTGCCATGGGCCCTCTCGACGGGCCCGGCGGCACCCGCGGCGTCGGGCTTGCGTTGGATCATGAGGTAGGTGCCGATGCCGATGGCCACCACCGCGACGCCCTTCACGGGGGTGATGGGCTCGCCGAGGAAGATGAAGGCCAGGATGATGGTGAGGACGGTCGAGGCCTTGTCGACGGGCACGACCTTGTTCACGTCGCCGATCTGGAGGGCATGGAAGTAGCAGAGCCACGAGGCGCCGGTCGCAAGCCCCGACAGGATGAGGAAGAGCCAGGTATGCGGTGTGATCTGGCCGATGGTGCCGGCGGAGCCCACGATGGCCACCATGAGCCACGAGAAGACGAGCACCACGATGGTCCGGATGGCAGTGGCCACGGTGGAGTCCGTGTGCTTGATGCCGAGCTTGGCGAGGATCGCCGTGATGCCGGCGAACAGGGCGCTACCGAACGCGAACAGGACCCACATGAGGAGGCCTCCGATGGACGGGCGAGGTGCCAGGTTTCCATCCATGGTAGTGCACACGGGCGGCAGGGATGCCACCGGTGGCCGCTGACCGTTCTGGGTCGCGTTTCCTAGAACAGGTCGCGCCAGTCCTCGAGCCAGGCATCGGCTAGGTCGATGAGCTCGGCCTCGTCCTGGGTGGGATCGTTCGACCGCACGGCCACGGCATACATGCCGACGCTCTGGGCCGAGGCTATGCCGGGCGCGATGTCCTCGAAGACGATGCAGCGCTGGGGGGCGACACATATGCGCCGTGCCGCCTCGAGGTAGATGTCGGGGTGGTGCTTTGATCGCTTGACCTCGGCCCCGTGCACGCGCGCGTCGAACAGGCCGTCGATGTCCACGCGCGGCATGAGCGAGTCGAGGACGTCGGCCGAGTTGGTGGTGGCGAGCGCACAGGGGATGCCGAGCTTGTGCAGGGCCCTCAGGTAGCGCTCTGCCCCGGCCCTGAGCTCGACCTTCTCGGCGTAGAGGCCCGATGCCATGTCGTTCCACTCGGAGCAGATGTCATCGACCGTCTCGTCGAGCCCGAAGCGGTCGATGATGAAGCGCGCACCATCGGCAAAGCCCAGCGTCGCGAGCTCGACGGTGACGTCGGGCGTGTAGGTGAGCCGGCGCCTGGCCATGAAGTCGTGGTCCACCTGGTTCCAGATGTCGCCCGAGTAGGCAAGGGTCCCGTCGAAGTCGAAGATGGCGCCATCGAAGGAGGGCGGCCAGAGCTCGGGTCGGCGATGTGCGGATGCGCGCGAAGGTGTCATGGGCCTCCAAGGGTCGGGGTGCGGTCACATGGTCGAGTCTACCCCCTTCGTGCCCCCTTGGTCGCTCCGTGCGCCCTCGTCTGAGGCCGTGGGGATGAGGGGCCCTGTCCCCGTCGTCCTTCGGCAAGGTGAAGCCCCTGTGACCTCACCAAAATAGCCCTACTCTGGTAGCATTAAACGGCCCTATGAGGGTATAGTGCTAACGGCGCGCCCCACGGCACGCCAGGCATCCGATCGATCGGCTTCTCGCGCGGACCCGTCCGCGCCCACGTTAGGGGATCACATGCTCCAGATCACAGACCTCACGTATACGGTCAAGCCCGGCGAGGGCTCCTATGACGACCATGACCACCAGATCATCCGTGGTCTTACCAGCACCATCGACACGGGCAGGCTCGTGGTGGTGACCGGGCCCAACGGGGGCGGCAAGTCCACCACCGCTAAGCTCGTCATGGGCATCGAGCAGCCGACCTCGGGCACCATCACCTTCGACGGCACCGACATCACGCACCTGCCTGTGGACGAGCGCGCACGCCTCGGCATCGGCTACGGCTTCCAGCAGCCGGCCAAGTTCACCGGCATGAAGGTCGGCAAGCTCATCCGCCTCGCCTCTGGCGAGAAGCTCACGGCTGCCTCGTGCAACAGGTACCTCATGAGCGTCGGGCTGTGCTCCGCCGACTACCTCAACCGTGACGTCGACAAGTCGCTCTCGGGCGGCGAGCTCAAGCGCATCGAGATCGCCACGGTCCTGGCCAGGAACCCCAAGCTCGCCATCTTCGACGAGCCCGAGGCCGGCATCGACCTCTGGAGCTTCGAGCGCCTCTGCGAGACGTTCCGTGAGCTCCACGAGTCGCAGCCCGACCATACCATCGTGATCATCTCGCACCAGGAGCGCATCATGCAGCTCGCCGACGAGATCATGGTCATCGAGGACGGCCGGGTGCTTCGCCAGGGTCCACGCGACCAGATCCTGCCCACGCTCGGCTTCGATGCCAACGCGATGCCGGGATGCGCCTTCACGCGTGAGAAGAACGTCAACTTCGATGCGGCTGCCAGGGCTGCCGCTGCCGCGGCGTCCGCAGACGCCAGCAAGGAGTAACCATGGATTCCACGCCCACGCTCATAGCCCCTGCACCCGAGTCAGCCGCTGCCGGCGAGAGGGACACGGTCGTCAAGCAGGCTGACCTCGACGCCATCAGCAAGGAGATGCTCGGTGTCATCGCCGACATGCACGGCGAGACTCCCGGCGCGGTCAACATCCGCGCGAACGGCTGCCTCGCGGCGCGCACCAACTCCGACAACATCCGCATCGAGTCCAAGAAGGACAAGCCCGGCATCGACATCATCGTCGCCCCGCATACCAAGGGCGAGCAGGTGCACATCCCGGTGGTCCTCACCGAGACCGGCGAGAACGACGTGGTCTACAACGACTTCTACATCGGCGAGGGTGCCGACGTCTACATCGTGGCCGGCTGCGGCATCCACAACGATGGCGACTGCGCGAGCGAGCACGACGGCATCCACACGTTCTACCTCGAGCCTAACTCCCACGTGGTCTATGTCGAGAAGCACTACGGGGAGGGCGAGGGCACGGGCGAGCGGATCCTCAACCCCACGACCGAGGTCCACATGAAGGAGGGCTCCTCGATCGAGATGGAGATGGACCAGATCGAGGGCGTCTCCTCAACGGTCCGTACCACCAGGGGCGAGCTCGCCGACGACTGCCGCCTGCTCGTGGTCGAGAAGCTCATGACCCATGGTCACCAGACGGCCGAGAGCGACCTCGACTTCGTGATGAACGGCGACAACTCCAGCGTGCGTGTCGTGTCGCGCTCGGTTGCCAAGGACGAGAGCTCGCAGCTCTTCCAACCGGTCGTCACGGGCAAGGCTTCCTGCCGTGGGCATGTCCAGTGCGATGCCATCATCATGGACCATGCTCAGGTCAAGAGCGTCCCTGCCATCGATGCCCGTTCCACCGAGGCCCAGCTCGTGCACGAGGCCGCCATCGGCAAGATCGCCGGTGACGCCATCGTGAAGCTCGAGACCCTGGGGCTCACCGAGGCCCAGGCCGAGGAGCAGATCCTCGAGGACTTCCTGAGCTGATCGGCCCGCCCTCCAGACCCATCTTGGATGTGGCAAGACAAGGGGAGGCCCTCGCCGGGGCCTCCCCTTGTCTTGCGCTTGCATGCCTTAGCTCTCGTTGGCCTTCTGCACCAGACGCCGCGCCAAGGCCTC
This genomic stretch from Atopobiaceae bacterium harbors:
- a CDS encoding formate--tetrahydrofolate ligase, with product MLSDIEIAQAASPKPIEEVASELGIEPEDLIPYGHDKAKVDISVLRPGDAHAAKLVLVTAINPTPAGEGKTTTTIGLADAMRRLGTSSVCALREPSLGPVFGIKGGAAGGGYAQVVPMEDINLHFTGDFHAIGAANNLLAALIDNHIKQGNELNIDPRRITWHRCVDMNDRQLRHVVDGLGGVADGTPREDSYDITVASEVMAVLCLANSIADLKERLGRIVVGYTYDKKPVVASQLKAQGAMAALLKDALKPNLVQTLEHTPAFVHGGPFANIAHGCNSVMATRMAMHYGDVCVTEAGFGADLGAEKFLDIKCRMAGLRPDAVVVVATVRALKYNGGVAKADLGEENLDALRAGMPNLLRHVSNMRDVYGLPCVVALNRFPTDTEAELKLVENQCAKLGVNVCLSEVWAKGGEGGEDLAREVLRLMDEPNHFDFSYATGTPIDVAIETVAKRIYHADGVDFTPAAAKQLATLKADGFGELPVCIAKTQYSFTDDQHKLGAPEGFRITVRDIHVAAGAGFVVAITGAIMTMPGLPKHPAAENIDVTDDGRICGLF
- a CDS encoding cold-shock protein; the encoded protein is MAQGTVKWFNPDKGYGFISREDGDDLFVHYSEIQMDGFKTLDEGQAVEFDITTGQNGKLQASNVRKAQ
- a CDS encoding glycosyltransferase — translated: MVIAFVMDDVGTSTNGTAITARRYAQALRAQGHEVRIVAHGATGPYGYPLEERHIPVVSAVSARQSFLFARPDNEVFDRAFAGVDIIHVFLPFKLGGAAVSYARAHGIPVSAAFHLQPENVTYNAWLGGSSAVCSLIYRLFRRWLYDGVRHVHCPSAMIAAQLRDHGYTNELHVISNGVPKEYHPAPATHPFEDGYFHILTVGRLAPEKDQATLVRAVALSRHADRIMLHVAGSGALRPHLRRLGAKLPNGIDIAFHEPDDLIELIRSCDLYVHSAKADIEAISCMEAFSCGVVPVIATSPRSATSQFALMPESLYPVGDEQALADRIDWWLEHPEARAQASVEYVAEGDRYRISACVGRFVDMEREAIDDDLVGYGRQSEVGRARVPAVSGGGTEDGLR
- a CDS encoding 1-acyl-sn-glycerol-3-phosphate acyltransferase; the protein is MPDVSGAVVVCNHVAVLDCAMLSCACAPAQLTFLSEAGNARGLIGLLTRALGCVFVDTEHGLAGSRRMFDRLRETILAGGTVAVYPEGVREQWRCGLATFREGAFRLAQMCNAAVLPVVIAQTPVHHGLCRIMGGRPGLEVRVGELVHAGAGRTGEVIADLQHEVTEQMESLLA
- a CDS encoding cold-shock protein, with the protein product MAKGTVKWFNPDKGYGFISREDGDDLFVHYSEIQTEGFKTLDEGQAVEFDITTGQNGKLQASNVRKLS
- a CDS encoding EamA family transporter; protein product: MWVLFAFGSALFAGITAILAKLGIKHTDSTVATAIRTIVVLVFSWLMVAIVGSAGTIGQITPHTWLFLILSGLATGASWLCYFHALQIGDVNKVVPVDKASTVLTIILAFIFLGEPITPVKGVAVVAIGIGTYLMIQRKPDAAGAAGPVERAHGSSWLLFAAGSAVFAALTAILGKVGIEGVESNLGTAIRTCVVLVMSWVMVFATGKQGQVRTVERNELGFICLSGLATGASWLCYYKALQDGLASVVVPIDKLSILVTIAFSYVVFHERLSRKAAVGLALIVGGTLAMLVA
- a CDS encoding HAD family phosphatase, with translation MTPSRASAHRRPELWPPSFDGAIFDFDGTLAYSGDIWNQVDHDFMARRRLTYTPDVTVELATLGFADGARFIIDRFGLDETVDDICSEWNDMASGLYAEKVELRAGAERYLRALHKLGIPCALATTNSADVLDSLMPRVDIDGLFDARVHGAEVKRSKHHPDIYLEAARRICVAPQRCIVFEDIAPGIASAQSVGMYAVAVRSNDPTQDEAELIDLADAWLEDWRDLF
- a CDS encoding ATP-binding cassette domain-containing protein, with amino-acid sequence MLQITDLTYTVKPGEGSYDDHDHQIIRGLTSTIDTGRLVVVTGPNGGGKSTTAKLVMGIEQPTSGTITFDGTDITHLPVDERARLGIGYGFQQPAKFTGMKVGKLIRLASGEKLTAASCNRYLMSVGLCSADYLNRDVDKSLSGGELKRIEIATVLARNPKLAIFDEPEAGIDLWSFERLCETFRELHESQPDHTIVIISHQERIMQLADEIMVIEDGRVLRQGPRDQILPTLGFDANAMPGCAFTREKNVNFDAAARAAAAAASADASKE
- a CDS encoding SufD family Fe-S cluster assembly protein; this encodes MDSTPTLIAPAPESAAAGERDTVVKQADLDAISKEMLGVIADMHGETPGAVNIRANGCLAARTNSDNIRIESKKDKPGIDIIVAPHTKGEQVHIPVVLTETGENDVVYNDFYIGEGADVYIVAGCGIHNDGDCASEHDGIHTFYLEPNSHVVYVEKHYGEGEGTGERILNPTTEVHMKEGSSIEMEMDQIEGVSSTVRTTRGELADDCRLLVVEKLMTHGHQTAESDLDFVMNGDNSSVRVVSRSVAKDESSQLFQPVVTGKASCRGHVQCDAIIMDHAQVKSVPAIDARSTEAQLVHEAAIGKIAGDAIVKLETLGLTEAQAEEQILEDFLS